The segment AATCAGGACTTTCTGAGGTGATTAAGCATAGTCTAATTGCGGACTCCACCTTTTATAATCAACTTTTATCTAAAAGAAATTTATCAGAGTTTTCTGGTGAATTCCTAGAAGAAATATTATATAAGGGGATCCAAATAAAAAACACTATTGTTTCCCAAGATGAACGAGAAAATAATATTCGAGCATTTCTTAATTTTGGTCATACTTTTGGCCACGCATTAGAAAAGCACGGCAATTACAAAACGTTTTCCCATGGTGAGGCTGTAATGATTGGCATGGTTTATGCTCTTAGGCTTAGTCAAATGCAAGGTAACTTAGTGTTTGACTTCTCAGGATTTTTGAAATGGATTCATCAACTAGGATACAGTTTAAAAATACCTCCTTATTCATTTGAGTCATTATTGGAGACGATGAAGTTAGATAAAAAAGCTGAAAAAGGGCACCCTAAATTTGTTTTATTAAAAGAAATTGGTTCTCCAATAATCGAGGAAGTTCATACAAATAAATTAGAGGAAGCCTTTCAATTCCTTAAAACGAAAGTGCAGGAGAGTGGAGAATAAAATGATTAGAGGAGTACGTGGTGCTACAACAGTAGAGTACGACAAGGAATTAGAAATTATAGAAGAAACAACTTCTTTGCTTACAAAAATGATTGAAGCGAATCAAATTCAGGCAGATGATGTTGCATCAGTGTTTATCTCTGTCACAGAGGACTTAACATCTACTTTTCCAGCAAAAGCACTAAGAAATTTTACTGGATGGAACTTAGTGCCTGTAATGTGTATGCAGGAAATACCGGTCCCAAACAGTTTGGAAAAATGTATTCGAATCATGATTCATGTGAATGTTGATCGTGAGCTTCCTCAAAAAGATATCGTTCATATATACAGTCGAAATGCCAAAAAGCTAAGACCAGATTTGTCAAACATGTCATAGAAGGCTCAAACTTGTTGTTGTCAGAAAAAGATGATCTATATGGGGTTAATAGGATTGCGGCTAAATACGAATGATAAAAGCATTTCACACCAAAAGAAAGTTAACAAATGAAAGTGCGGGGTGTAAACTCGTGAAGTGGAAAGCAGAAATAGAAAATTTAAAAGCTTATCAACCGGGAAAATCAGTTGATGAAGTGAAGAACGAATTAGGGCTAGAGAAAATTATTAAATTGGCTTCCAATGAGAATCCTTATGGGGCCTCTCCAGCTGTAAAAAAATATATGCAAGAAACAGGCTTTTCGACAGAAATCTATCCTGATGGATACGCAACTAAATTACGTAATAAACTGGCCTCTTTTTTAAAGGTTAATGAGTCTCAATTACTTTTTGGAAATGGCTCTGATGAGGTAATTAGAATCATAGCGCGTGCTTTATTAAGTCCTAATGTAAACACAGTTATGGCGACACCTACTTTTCCACAATATAAGCACAATGCTGTGATTGAAGGAGCTGAAATTAGAGAGGTACCGTTGATGAAAGGAGCACATGACCTAGAGGGAATGCTGCATCAAATAGACGAAAAAACGGCCATTGTCTGGTTATGTAGTCCAAATAATCCAACAGGTCTTTATATTAATGAAAATGCCATCACAGCATTTCTTGATCAAGTTCCTAACGATGTTTTAGTTGTATTAGATGAGGCGTATTATGAGTATGTTACTGCTTCTGATTATTATGACGCTCTTGAACTAATGAAAAAATATCCAAATTTACTTGTCTTGAGAACATTTTCTAAAATATACGGACTTGCTTCTTTTAGAGTAGGCTATGGAATGGGTTCTACAGAAGTGATTCAAAAAATTGAGCCATTACGAGAACCATTTAATAATAACTTTCTTGGACAGGGAGCTGCGTGCATAGCGTTAGAAGATCAAGCATTTATTGAACAATGTCGAAAAGATAATGAGGAAGGCAAACTTCTTTTTGAAACATTTTGTAAAGAAGAGGATCTTGATTGGTATGCTACTCAAGCGAATTTTGTGTTAATTGATGTTAAGGTAGACGGTGACCTAGCATTTAAATATTTGTTAGAGAAAGGGTTTATCGTCCGTTCGGGAGTAACACTTGGATTTCCAACTTGTATTCGAATTACAATTGGAACAAAAGAAACAAATCAAAAAGTTATCACTTCTTTAAAGGAGTTTTTGGATAAGTCTAAAAGAGGTGAAATATGAAAGAAACAGTATTTATCATCGGTCTAGGGTTGATTGGTGGTTCACTTGGGAAAAATATAAAACAAACATACCCTGACTGTCGAATAATCGGTTATGATATTAAAGAAAATGATGTGAATTTAGCTAAAGCTCTCGGCATAATTGATGAGAGTACTTCTTCAATTGAAGCAGGTGCTATTGAAGCGGATTTCATCATACTGTCTACACCGGTTTTTCAAACAAAAAAAATTATACAGTCCCTGAGCCAATTACCATTAAAGCGAGATGTTCTTATAACAGATACCGGAAGTACCAAAACGGAAATTATGAAGGCATCAACCGCTTTAAAGGAGCAGGGCTTTACGTTTATCGGTGGCCATCCTATGGCAGGGTCCCATAAAAGTGGGGTAACAGCTGCGAAAACACTATTATTTGAAAATGCTTTTTATATTTTAGTTGAAGATGAAGGAAATGATGTGGCGATTCAAAAAATTAAAAAATGGCTTAAAGGGACAAAAGCAAATGTAATCGTCACTTCTGCCAAAGAGCATGATTATGTTACAGGTATCATTAGCCATTTTCCTCATCTAATTGCAGCCGCTCTCGTACGTCAAGCAGCAAATGAATCAATTGAATATCCATTAGCAAAAAGGTTTGCTGCTGGCGGGTTTCGAGATATTACAAGGATTGCTTCCTCAAATCCATATATGTGGAGCGAAATTACTTTTGAAAATAAGCATGTATTATTAATGTTATTAGAAAAATGGCAAAATGATATGAATCGTTTAGTTGATATAATTAAAAACAATGAAAATGAGTCTGTCTTTGATTTTTTTAAAAGTGCAAAAGAATTTCGGGATGAGCTTCCTCAAGCTTCTAAAGGTGCGATACCTTCATACTATGATTTATATGTAGATATTCCAGATATACCAGGGGTTATTTCTGAAATAACTGGTTATTTAGCGGAAGAACGAATTAGTTTAACCAATATTAGAATTGTTGAAGCAAGAGAAGACATTTATGGGGTTCTGGTCATAAGTTTTCAAAATGAGCAAGATCGTAAGAACGCCTATAATTGTATTAAAAAACGTACTGCGTACGATCTATATTTAATATGAGGGTGATGGGATGTATAAGTTAACTAACAATAATAATGGACTAAATGGAACAGTGACGATCCCAGGAGATAAATCAATCTCTCATCGAGCCGTAATGTTTGGAGCGATAGCACAAGGTAAAACGGTCATTCATAATTTTTTAATGGGACAAGACTGCTTAAGTACGGTCGCCTGCTTTAGAAAATTAGGAGTGGAAATTAAAGAGGAAAACGAGACAATTATTGTTAATGGTAATGGGTTAGAGGGTCTTACAGAACCAGAGGAGATTTTAGATGTAGGAAACTCTGGTACGACGACTCGGCTATTAATGGGGCTCTTAAGTGGAAGACCTTTTCATTCGGTGATGATCGGTGATGAGTCAATTGCGAAACGACCGATGAAACGAGTTGTCAACCCTTTGAAGAAGATGAATGCAAAGCTAGATGGTCGGAATAATGGAGAATATACTCCTCTTTCAATCAGAGGTGGAGATTTATCAGGGATTACATATGAAATGCCCGTTGCCAGTGCTCAAGTAAAGTCTGCAATTTTATTGGCAGGTATGCAAGCAGAAGGGGAAACGAAAGTTATTGAACCAATGAAAAGTCGTGACCATACAGAAAGAATGATTGAGAAGTTCGGTGGAGAAATAAGTGTGAACGATTCTGAGCGCAGTATAACCATCAAAGGTCAACAAGTATTTCAAGGTACAACGGTCCAAGTTCCTGGGGATATTTCCTCCGCTGCTTTCTTTTTAGTCGCTGGAGCGATTACAAATAATAGTGAAATTACATTAAAGAATGTGGGCCTTAACCCAACAAGGACAGGCATTATTGACGTATTAGAACAAATGGGAGCTGACCTAAAGATTACCGAACGGGTGGAAGCAGATTTTGAACCGATTGGTGATATAACGATCAAAACCTCTTCCTTAAAGGGAATCACGATTGAGGGCGATATGATTCCTACTTTAATTGATGAAATTCCTATCATTGCTTTGCTAGCAACCCAAGCAGAAGGAAAAACGATCATTAAAGATGCACAAGAGTTAAAGGTTAAAGAAACAAATCGAATTGATGCTGTTGTTGAAGAATTATCAAAACTTGGTGCCAGTATAGAAGGGACCGAGGATGGTATGATCATTACAGGGAAATCAGATTTGTACGGTGGAGAAGTTTCCTCGAGAGGAGATCATCGTATAGGCATGATGCTAGCTATCGCTTCGCTAATTACGAGCAGTGAGGTTATTTTGACAGGTGAAGAAGCAATTTCGATATCTTATCCACAGTTCTTTTCAGATTTAACGTCAATTCAGAACTGATAAGATGGAGGTTGTAAAAGCTTACACCCCTTTCTAAAGATTGGGGTGTAAGCTTTTAATGGCCTTATTTTCAGTTCTTTATGTTTTTCATTGAGCACAGTTATTATAGATATTCTATATAGTCTTCACTTCTTTGGTGACGGTCATCCTTTTTACAAATAGGTATGAACGGCGACCTTTTTTCATACCTTGTCTTAAAAGGTGTATTAAGGGGTGGAAGTTAGTGAGTTATATTATTCACAATGCTCGGTGGTATACAGAAGAACGAGAGTATAATGGTTCACTACTCATTCAGAATGGTAGAATTCAGGCTATTAAGACAAATTTTTCTTATTATCGATACATGAAGATGAATGTTTCCCCATTTATATTAACTCCAACACATACGATGGTTGATTGGCATTTCCCCATCACTGGTACAAAAGCGGAAAAGGAATTGTACACTCGAAACCATTATTTACAAAAAGGCTGTACGACTGTCTTACAATTATTAGAGCTTAAGTATCAATTTGAATTAGAACCTACTATTGGCAATGCTAGGAAATCATTGATGAACAATTGCGTTGATTTTGTACTAGGTCTAACCTGTCCCGCACGTCTCATTACTTTAGAATTTATAAGGAAATGTAAAAAATGGAAAATACCAATTATAAGGGTTCAAATTAATTCTAAAGAAGAAATCGATCAAATAAAGTGGTCGTGGGTTAAACAGGCGCTTTATAGTTATCCCATTGTTTTTGTTCCCCAATTTACCAAAGAAATCGAGAAAAATCGTCATGAGTCTATGTCTCTTTATTGGCAAAATACGTTAAATAATGATAAAATCCCTTTTATTTCAACACCATTCTTTCAATATCAAGTATTGTCTATTGATAATTTAAAAAAGATTGGTATTTATCCGAAAAGAGGGAATTTTTTAGTTGGTGGAGAAGTAAGTTATAACCTTTATGACCCGAAGCTAAACACAAAAGTTGAAGATAAACCTATGTTTCATTATGATAATCATAGACTACTGTTAACATCACTTCGTGAAAAGGTAGTGAAATTATATGATCAAACATATTTTGATGAAACAATAGGTGAGGAAATCACCATTCAAACACCGGCCTTTTTTATTTAGCCGAAGGAATAGAAAGGAATTTCATTAATGAATACTGGACAAAAAATGATTGAGGCTCTTCATAAAGGGGATCTCAATGCGGCGCAAATGTATTTTCAGCAAGTCTGCAATGCCGAATCAGATGAAGAAAAATTTGACTTAGCGGAAGAATTGTTTTCACTAGGCTTTTTGGAAGAAACGAAAATATTAGTGGAGCAATTATTAACAAACTATCCGAATGAAAGTGAATTAAAAGTGATGTTAGCGGAGACGCTAGTTGAAATGGATTCAGAAGAGGAAGCATTAAATGAGCTTGGACATATTAAAGAAGGTGATCCGTTTTATCCGAGAGCTCTATTATTAATGGCAGACCTATATCAGATGCAAGGGTTGTATGAAGTAAGTGAAAGAAAATTACTAGAAGCGAAAGGCTTGAATAAAGATGAGCCAGTGATTGATTTTGCTCTAGGCGAATTATATTTAGAACAAGGGAAATTCTTGGAGTCCGTAAGAAGCTACGAATCTTTATTAAAAAGGAATATTCTAGAGTTTGCAGGAATAAACATTCATCAACGAATGGCGGAGTCGCTGAGTGCAGGTGGTGCATTTGAAGAGGCATTAACACACTATGAAAAAGCGGTCGTACAACAGGAGGAAATAAATACACTATTTGGATATGGCTTTACTGCTTTTCAAGCGGGCTTATATGAGAGGGCAATTCAGCAATTAGAAAAGGTATTGGAATTAGACAAGGAATATCACTCCATATATCTTATTTTAGCGAAAGCATATGAACATGAAGAACAGCTAGAAAAAGGATTGAAAACCGTTCAGCGTGGTTTGGAACAAGATTCATTCCAGAAGGATTTACTGTTTTTTGGAGGGAAATTAGCATTAAAATCCGGCGACAATACCCTTGCCGAGTCATATTTAAGAGAAGCATTAGCACTAGACCCTGATTATATTGAAGCAGCTCTAATTTTAAATTCACTCTTACTTAAAGAAGAAAAGTATGAAGAGGTGTTAGAAATTGTTGCACTCGTTAATCAAGAGGGAGAAAGTGTGTCTCAGTTTTTATGGGATTCAGCCAAAGCCTATTATGCATTAGAACAGTTTACGGAGGCAAAAAAACAATATAAGAAAGCCTTTATTGACTTAAAAGATAATGATGAGTTTTTAGAAGAATACGGATATTTTCTTTTGGAAGAGGGATTACAATTAGAGGCAAAGGAAATATTTCAAGCTTTGCA is part of the Bacillus spongiae genome and harbors:
- the aroH gene encoding chorismate mutase, with the protein product MIRGVRGATTVEYDKELEIIEETTSLLTKMIEANQIQADDVASVFISVTEDLTSTFPAKALRNFTGWNLVPVMCMQEIPVPNSLEKCIRIMIHVNVDRELPQKDIVHIYSRNAKKLRPDLSNMS
- the aroB gene encoding 3-dehydroquinate synthase; translated protein: MKELIIQTPSKSYPVYLGYGAIASLSHILNKGAYSSILLVADEVVFHLHGETVLRHLPTNIPTHICKVPSGEQAKSFSVYEETISVALKKKVDRKAVVVALGGGAIGDMAGFVASTYMRGIAFIQVPSTILAHDSAVGGKVAINHPLGKNMVGQFYQPEAVIYDLDFLTSLPEKEIKSGLSEVIKHSLIADSTFYNQLLSKRNLSEFSGEFLEEILYKGIQIKNTIVSQDERENNIRAFLNFGHTFGHALEKHGNYKTFSHGEAVMIGMVYALRLSQMQGNLVFDFSGFLKWIHQLGYSLKIPPYSFESLLETMKLDKKAEKGHPKFVLLKEIGSPIIEEVHTNKLEEAFQFLKTKVQESGE
- the aroA gene encoding 3-phosphoshikimate 1-carboxyvinyltransferase, which produces MYKLTNNNNGLNGTVTIPGDKSISHRAVMFGAIAQGKTVIHNFLMGQDCLSTVACFRKLGVEIKEENETIIVNGNGLEGLTEPEEILDVGNSGTTTRLLMGLLSGRPFHSVMIGDESIAKRPMKRVVNPLKKMNAKLDGRNNGEYTPLSIRGGDLSGITYEMPVASAQVKSAILLAGMQAEGETKVIEPMKSRDHTERMIEKFGGEISVNDSERSITIKGQQVFQGTTVQVPGDISSAAFFLVAGAITNNSEITLKNVGLNPTRTGIIDVLEQMGADLKITERVEADFEPIGDITIKTSSLKGITIEGDMIPTLIDEIPIIALLATQAEGKTIIKDAQELKVKETNRIDAVVEELSKLGASIEGTEDGMIITGKSDLYGGEVSSRGDHRIGMMLAIASLITSSEVILTGEEAISISYPQFFSDLTSIQN
- a CDS encoding tetratricopeptide repeat protein, with product MNTGQKMIEALHKGDLNAAQMYFQQVCNAESDEEKFDLAEELFSLGFLEETKILVEQLLTNYPNESELKVMLAETLVEMDSEEEALNELGHIKEGDPFYPRALLLMADLYQMQGLYEVSERKLLEAKGLNKDEPVIDFALGELYLEQGKFLESVRSYESLLKRNILEFAGINIHQRMAESLSAGGAFEEALTHYEKAVVQQEEINTLFGYGFTAFQAGLYERAIQQLEKVLELDKEYHSIYLILAKAYEHEEQLEKGLKTVQRGLEQDSFQKDLLFFGGKLALKSGDNTLAESYLREALALDPDYIEAALILNSLLLKEEKYEEVLEIVALVNQEGESVSQFLWDSAKAYYALEQFTEAKKQYKKAFIDLKDNDEFLEEYGYFLLEEGLQLEAKEIFQALQRRNPTNEEFMSLLERLEDPYEI
- a CDS encoding prephenate dehydrogenase gives rise to the protein MKETVFIIGLGLIGGSLGKNIKQTYPDCRIIGYDIKENDVNLAKALGIIDESTSSIEAGAIEADFIILSTPVFQTKKIIQSLSQLPLKRDVLITDTGSTKTEIMKASTALKEQGFTFIGGHPMAGSHKSGVTAAKTLLFENAFYILVEDEGNDVAIQKIKKWLKGTKANVIVTSAKEHDYVTGIISHFPHLIAAALVRQAANESIEYPLAKRFAAGGFRDITRIASSNPYMWSEITFENKHVLLMLLEKWQNDMNRLVDIIKNNENESVFDFFKSAKEFRDELPQASKGAIPSYYDLYVDIPDIPGVISEITGYLAEERISLTNIRIVEAREDIYGVLVISFQNEQDRKNAYNCIKKRTAYDLYLI
- the hisC gene encoding histidinol-phosphate transaminase, with product MKWKAEIENLKAYQPGKSVDEVKNELGLEKIIKLASNENPYGASPAVKKYMQETGFSTEIYPDGYATKLRNKLASFLKVNESQLLFGNGSDEVIRIIARALLSPNVNTVMATPTFPQYKHNAVIEGAEIREVPLMKGAHDLEGMLHQIDEKTAIVWLCSPNNPTGLYINENAITAFLDQVPNDVLVVLDEAYYEYVTASDYYDALELMKKYPNLLVLRTFSKIYGLASFRVGYGMGSTEVIQKIEPLREPFNNNFLGQGAACIALEDQAFIEQCRKDNEEGKLLFETFCKEEDLDWYATQANFVLIDVKVDGDLAFKYLLEKGFIVRSGVTLGFPTCIRITIGTKETNQKVITSLKEFLDKSKRGEI